One stretch of Vibrio kanaloae DNA includes these proteins:
- a CDS encoding cystatin domain-containing protein — protein MKKVLLATLFSVVALAGCSQKTEVSDQSQEEMNPICSTKNLTGGWSQSDITREAKQALDVVLGQMNTTAKLKKILGVRTQVVAGLNYAIEFEMDNGEVWNTIVYRSLQGDIEMTQPAQKGLLCS, from the coding sequence ATGAAGAAAGTACTATTGGCAACCTTGTTTAGTGTTGTTGCGTTAGCTGGATGTAGTCAGAAAACTGAGGTTTCTGATCAATCACAAGAGGAAATGAATCCTATTTGCAGCACTAAGAACCTGACCGGCGGTTGGTCACAAAGTGACATCACGCGAGAAGCTAAGCAAGCGTTAGATGTGGTTCTAGGGCAAATGAATACCACTGCTAAGCTCAAAAAAATATTAGGTGTTCGAACTCAGGTAGTCGCTGGTTTAAACTATGCTATCGAGTTTGAAATGGATAATGGTGAGGTGTGGAATACCATCGTTTACCGTTCTCTACAAGGTGACATCGAAATGACGCAACCTGCACAGAAAGGTCTTCTGTGCTCATAG
- a CDS encoding isocitrate lyase, which produces MSQITQDIEKIEVAKSAAGAPWDAINPESAARMRAQNKFKTGLDIAQYTADIMRADMEAYDKDSSQYTQSLGCWHGFIGQQKLISIKKHFDGKTDRRYLYLSGWMVAALRSDFGPLPDQSMHEKTSVAGLVEELYTFLRQADARELGGLFRELDAAREAGDVNQQDLIQDKIDNHVTHVVPIIADIDAGFGNAEATYLMAKQMIEAGACCLQIENQVADEKQCGHQDGKVTVPHADFHAKLRALRYAFLELGIDNGIIVARTDSQGAGLTKEIAVVKEPGDQGDIYNSYLDVEEVDVADMAEGDVCFNRDGKLVRPKRLPSGLYQFRQGTGEDRCVFDCIEAINAGADLLWIETEKPHIGQIKEMMDGVREVHPNAKLVYNNSPSFNWTLNFRQQAYDALVAEGKDVSAYDRANLMSAEYDETELSASADDKIRTFQADASREAGIFHHLITLPTYHTAALSTDNLAKEYFGDQGMLGYVANVQRKEIRQGIACVKHQNMSGSDMGDDHKEYFAGENALKAAGEANTSNQFD; this is translated from the coding sequence ATGTCGCAAATTACACAAGATATCGAAAAGATTGAAGTTGCAAAAAGCGCTGCAGGTGCTCCATGGGATGCAATTAACCCTGAATCTGCTGCTCGTATGCGAGCTCAAAACAAATTCAAAACAGGTCTGGATATCGCGCAATACACGGCAGATATCATGCGTGCGGATATGGAGGCTTACGATAAAGACAGCTCTCAATACACTCAGTCTTTAGGTTGCTGGCATGGTTTTATCGGTCAACAAAAGCTGATTTCTATTAAGAAGCACTTTGATGGCAAGACAGATCGCCGCTACCTTTACCTTTCAGGTTGGATGGTTGCGGCACTTCGCTCAGACTTCGGTCCACTTCCAGACCAATCGATGCATGAGAAAACATCAGTTGCAGGCCTAGTAGAAGAACTATACACATTCCTGCGCCAAGCTGATGCTCGTGAACTGGGTGGTTTATTCCGTGAGCTAGACGCTGCACGTGAAGCGGGCGACGTTAACCAACAAGACCTTATCCAAGACAAAATCGACAATCACGTAACACACGTGGTGCCAATCATCGCAGATATCGATGCGGGTTTCGGTAATGCGGAAGCAACATACCTAATGGCTAAACAGATGATTGAAGCGGGCGCTTGCTGTCTACAAATTGAAAACCAAGTTGCCGATGAGAAGCAATGTGGTCACCAAGACGGTAAAGTAACGGTGCCACACGCTGACTTCCACGCAAAACTTCGCGCACTTCGTTACGCATTCCTTGAATTAGGCATCGATAACGGCATCATTGTTGCTCGTACCGATTCACAAGGTGCTGGTCTAACAAAAGAAATCGCTGTAGTGAAAGAGCCTGGCGACCAAGGTGACATCTACAACTCATACCTAGATGTTGAAGAGGTTGATGTTGCTGATATGGCTGAAGGTGATGTTTGCTTCAACCGTGACGGCAAGCTAGTTCGACCTAAGCGTCTACCTTCAGGCTTATACCAATTCCGCCAAGGTACTGGTGAAGACCGCTGTGTATTTGACTGTATCGAAGCAATCAACGCAGGTGCTGACCTACTTTGGATTGAAACTGAGAAACCACACATCGGTCAAATCAAAGAGATGATGGACGGCGTTCGCGAAGTTCACCCTAACGCGAAACTGGTTTACAACAACTCTCCATCATTCAACTGGACGCTAAACTTCCGTCAGCAAGCTTACGATGCATTGGTTGCTGAAGGTAAAGATGTATCAGCTTACGATCGTGCGAATCTAATGAGCGCGGAATACGACGAAACTGAACTGTCTGCAAGTGCTGACGACAAGATTCGTACATTCCAAGCGGACGCATCACGTGAAGCGGGTATTTTCCACCACTTGATTACTCTACCGACTTACCACACTGCAGCGCTGTCTACTGACAACCTTGCGAAAGAGTACTTCGGCGACCAAGGCATGTTGGGTTATGTTGCGAATGTTCAGCGTAAAGAAATCCGCCAAGGCATCGCATGTGTTAAACACCAAAACATGTCTGGTTCAGATATGGGTGACGACCACAAAGAATACTTTGCTGGCGAAAATGCACTAAAAGCAGCGGGTGAAGCGAATACATCGAACCAATTTGATTAA
- a CDS encoding LysR family transcriptional regulator, translating to MNIARIDLNLLVYLDMLLRERNVTRAANQLGITQPAMSNGLRRLRDLFEDPLLVRTSEGMVPTERAQKLQPLVRNILANVEKTLQPTTEFRAEDSERVFRIMASDYAESTLIQPLLKKLSEIAPKIRLDIMTPSDVSYQDVEQGTVDIIINRFDDIPQSFHQMSLWHDGFSCLFSCDNPIADNFDILSYLKAQHIWVSKTGMGTGVGINPSEAQKLGWIDEALMRIGKTRNITVFTRHYLSAILFAQQKNLILTIPTKAAQLQRNNPNLLIKPAPFAIEPFEVKMAWSPLLQTNPDHQWMRRLIKSVANEIESGVTE from the coding sequence ATGAATATTGCTCGTATAGACCTTAATTTGCTTGTGTATTTAGACATGTTGCTACGTGAAAGAAACGTTACACGAGCGGCAAATCAATTGGGAATAACTCAACCAGCCATGAGTAATGGCCTTCGTCGATTACGTGATCTGTTTGAAGACCCACTGTTGGTGAGAACCAGTGAAGGAATGGTTCCTACCGAGCGAGCGCAAAAGTTGCAGCCGCTGGTTCGCAACATCTTGGCGAATGTAGAAAAGACGCTACAGCCCACCACTGAGTTTAGGGCTGAAGATAGCGAACGTGTGTTCCGTATCATGGCGAGTGATTATGCTGAATCAACCCTTATTCAGCCGCTATTAAAAAAACTGAGTGAGATAGCGCCGAAAATACGACTGGATATAATGACGCCAAGTGATGTGAGCTATCAGGATGTAGAACAAGGTACTGTTGATATTATCATCAACCGTTTTGATGATATTCCACAGTCCTTCCATCAGATGAGCCTTTGGCACGACGGGTTTTCTTGCCTATTTAGCTGTGACAATCCAATAGCCGACAACTTTGATATTTTATCTTATTTAAAGGCGCAACACATTTGGGTAAGTAAGACGGGTATGGGAACTGGAGTCGGGATCAATCCAAGTGAAGCGCAAAAGCTCGGTTGGATAGATGAAGCATTAATGCGCATTGGTAAAACCCGCAATATCACGGTGTTTACCCGACATTATCTATCTGCGATTCTCTTTGCTCAGCAGAAAAACCTTATCCTTACTATTCCAACTAAAGCCGCGCAATTACAGCGCAACAATCCTAATTTATTAATCAAACCAGCCCCATTTGCGATTGAACCTTTCGAGGTGAAAATGGCGTGGAGCCCATTGTTACAAACCAATCCAGACCACCAGTGGATGCGTCGCTTGATTAAAAGTGTCGCCAATGAAATAGAAAGCGGTGTGACGGAGTAA